Proteins encoded by one window of Prevotella nigrescens:
- a CDS encoding adenylosuccinate synthase — METGKVDVLLGLQWGDEGKGKIVDVLTPRYDVVARFQGGPNAGHTLEFEGEKYVLRSIPSGIFQGGKINIIGNGVVLAPDLFMKEAEDLAASGHPLFERLYISKKAHLIMPTHRILDKASEAAKGKELVGTTGKGIGPTYTDKTSRNGLRVGDILNDFENKYLKHKERHLKLLSSMGWTDFEGFEETEKQWLEGVEYMKNFRFVDSEHEINHTLRAGKRILCEGAQGTMLDIDFGSYPFVTSSNTISAGACTGLGIGPNKIGNVFGIMKAYCTRVGSGPFPTELFDETGDKLCDLGHEYGAVTGRKRRCGWIDLVQLRYSIMVNGVTELIMMKSDVLDTFNTIKACVGYELPNGETTDKLPYDISNVKPIYKELKGWNTDMTRLTDEAQFPKEFSDYVKFLEDFLETRIGVISIGPDREQTIIRK, encoded by the coding sequence ATGGAAACAGGTAAAGTTGATGTCCTATTGGGATTACAGTGGGGCGACGAAGGAAAGGGAAAGATAGTCGATGTGCTTACACCGCGCTACGATGTTGTGGCACGCTTTCAAGGAGGGCCTAATGCAGGGCACACTTTGGAGTTTGAAGGCGAGAAGTATGTGTTGCGCTCTATTCCCTCTGGCATCTTCCAAGGTGGAAAGATAAACATCATTGGCAATGGAGTTGTGCTTGCGCCAGACTTGTTTATGAAAGAAGCAGAAGACTTGGCTGCATCGGGACACCCACTCTTTGAACGACTTTACATTTCCAAGAAAGCCCACCTTATCATGCCTACCCACAGAATATTGGACAAGGCAAGCGAAGCTGCAAAAGGTAAGGAACTTGTGGGAACCACTGGTAAAGGCATCGGTCCTACCTATACGGACAAGACGAGCAGAAACGGTCTGCGTGTGGGCGATATACTAAACGACTTTGAGAATAAATATTTGAAGCACAAGGAACGCCACCTTAAATTGTTGAGCTCAATGGGTTGGACAGACTTTGAAGGCTTTGAGGAAACCGAAAAGCAATGGTTGGAAGGTGTGGAATATATGAAGAACTTCCGCTTTGTCGATTCGGAACACGAGATAAACCATACACTTCGTGCAGGCAAGCGCATTCTTTGCGAGGGTGCACAAGGCACAATGCTCGATATAGACTTTGGTTCTTATCCTTTCGTTACTTCGTCTAACACCATTTCCGCAGGTGCTTGCACGGGCTTGGGTATAGGGCCAAACAAAATAGGTAACGTGTTTGGCATTATGAAAGCGTACTGCACTCGCGTTGGTTCAGGACCTTTCCCAACCGAACTCTTCGACGAAACAGGCGACAAGCTGTGCGACTTAGGACACGAATATGGTGCCGTTACTGGCAGAAAGCGTCGTTGCGGTTGGATAGACTTGGTGCAACTGCGCTATTCGATAATGGTGAATGGTGTAACAGAGCTCATTATGATGAAGAGCGATGTGCTCGATACATTCAACACTATCAAGGCTTGCGTTGGCTACGAACTGCCAAATGGCGAAACCACCGACAAGTTACCATACGATATCAGCAACGTGAAGCCAATTTACAAAGAACTGAAAGGTTGGAATACAGATATGACACGACTCACAGACGAAGCACAGTTCCCAAAAGAATTTAGCGACTATGTGAAGTTCCTTGAAGACTTCTTGGAAACAAGAATTGGTGTTATCTCAATAGGTCCAGACCGAGAACAAACTATAATAAGAAAATAA
- the hisS gene encoding histidine--tRNA ligase yields MANKPSIPKGTRDFGPDEMAKRNYIFDTIKSVYALYGFQQIETPAMETLQTLMGKYGEEGDKLLFKILNSGDFLKSTTDEELLARNPLKLQTKLSEKGLRYDLTVPFARYVVMHREELQMPFKRYQIQPVWRADRPQKGRYREFYQCDADIVGSDSLLNEVELMQIIDTVFTKFGIRVQIKINNRKILSGIAEVIGEQEKIVQITTAIDKLDKIGLEAVNAELEKEGLSKASIEKLQPIIQLSGSNDDKLNTIAEVLANSETGLKGVEEIRYILDVLKQIELKNEIQLDLTLARGLNYYTGAIFEVKALDVEIGSITGGGRYDNLTGIFGMPNLSGVGFSFGADRIYDVLNTLDLYPKESISDTQLLFINFGDKETSYVLPFVAKARQANIRTEIFPDAAKMKKQMAYANAKHIPFVVLAGDNEIEQGKVTLKNMNTGEQILVSPDDLIEKVTSSNP; encoded by the coding sequence ATGGCAAATAAACCTTCTATCCCAAAGGGAACGCGCGATTTCGGTCCCGATGAGATGGCAAAACGAAATTATATATTCGATACCATAAAGAGCGTGTATGCGCTTTATGGTTTTCAACAGATAGAAACGCCCGCAATGGAAACGCTCCAAACCCTGATGGGAAAGTACGGAGAAGAGGGCGACAAGTTGCTTTTCAAGATTTTAAATTCAGGCGATTTCCTTAAAAGCACTACCGATGAGGAACTTTTAGCACGCAATCCGTTGAAGTTGCAGACCAAGCTTTCAGAGAAAGGATTGCGCTACGACCTTACTGTTCCCTTTGCACGATATGTTGTAATGCACCGCGAAGAGTTGCAAATGCCTTTCAAACGCTATCAGATACAACCCGTTTGGCGTGCCGACCGACCACAAAAGGGGCGTTATCGTGAATTTTATCAATGCGATGCCGACATTGTTGGTTCAGATTCCTTGCTCAATGAAGTGGAGTTGATGCAGATTATCGACACCGTTTTCACCAAGTTCGGAATCCGAGTACAGATAAAAATAAACAACCGCAAGATACTTTCGGGTATTGCAGAAGTCATTGGCGAGCAGGAAAAGATTGTCCAAATCACAACAGCCATCGACAAACTCGACAAGATAGGGCTTGAGGCAGTGAATGCCGAACTTGAAAAAGAAGGATTGTCAAAGGCTTCCATAGAGAAGCTGCAACCTATAATACAGTTAAGTGGCAGCAACGACGACAAGCTGAACACGATAGCCGAAGTGCTTGCAAATAGCGAAACAGGACTAAAGGGAGTAGAGGAGATAAGATACATTCTTGATGTTTTGAAGCAAATAGAGCTGAAAAATGAAATACAACTCGACTTGACTTTAGCGCGCGGACTGAACTATTATACAGGCGCAATATTTGAAGTGAAGGCTTTGGACGTTGAAATCGGTTCCATTACAGGTGGCGGACGCTACGATAATCTTACGGGAATATTCGGAATGCCTAACCTCTCGGGCGTTGGTTTCAGCTTTGGTGCAGACCGTATCTACGATGTTCTCAACACGTTAGACCTTTATCCGAAAGAAAGTATCAGCGATACCCAACTGCTGTTCATCAACTTTGGCGATAAGGAAACAAGCTACGTGTTGCCGTTTGTGGCGAAAGCACGACAGGCAAATATAAGAACGGAGATTTTTCCCGATGCTGCAAAGATGAAGAAACAAATGGCTTATGCAAATGCAAAGCACATTCCGTTTGTTGTTCTTGCAGGCGATAACGAAATAGAACAAGGCAAAGTTACTTTGAAGAATATGAATACAGGCGAGCAAATACTCGTTTCGCCCGACGATTTAATAGAGAAAGTAACATCAAGCAACCCTTGA
- the nth gene encoding endonuclease III, whose translation MTRKERYNYILDYFRKNVGEVSTELMFGSAFQLLCATLLSAQCTDKRINAITPALFAKFPDAKAMAAAEVEDVFELVRSVSYPNSKAKHLIEMARMVVDAYGGEIPSDPNELVKLPGVGRKTANVLQAVWFGKPTLAVDTHVYRVSHRLGLVPADANTPRKVEDYLMRNIPLNEVSSAHHWILLHGRYICKSLRPMCEKCPFEFFCPKNMDNSKLNK comes from the coding sequence ATGACGAGAAAAGAACGCTATAACTACATATTGGATTATTTCAGGAAGAACGTTGGCGAAGTATCTACCGAATTGATGTTCGGTTCGGCTTTCCAGTTATTATGCGCAACTTTGCTTTCGGCACAATGCACCGACAAACGCATAAATGCCATTACTCCCGCATTGTTTGCCAAGTTTCCCGATGCGAAAGCTATGGCTGCTGCCGAAGTAGAAGACGTTTTCGAGCTTGTGCGCAGCGTTTCTTACCCAAATTCAAAGGCAAAACATTTGATTGAAATGGCACGTATGGTTGTAGATGCATACGGTGGCGAAATACCTTCAGACCCTAATGAATTGGTGAAACTGCCCGGAGTAGGGAGGAAAACCGCAAATGTGTTGCAGGCAGTATGGTTCGGAAAGCCAACTTTGGCAGTAGACACGCACGTCTATCGTGTCAGTCATCGGTTGGGATTGGTGCCTGCCGATGCCAACACACCACGTAAGGTGGAAGACTATCTGATGCGCAATATCCCTCTAAACGAGGTGTCTTCAGCCCACCATTGGATACTCCTGCACGGTCGATATATCTGCAAGAGCCTGCGTCCGATGTGCGAAAAATGCCCATTTGAGTTTTTCTGCCCGAAGAATATGGATAATAGCAAACTAAATAAGTAG
- a CDS encoding DUF2461 domain-containing protein, which translates to MNTKIILAFLKNIAANNNREWFQEHKSEYEAVKKEFEAGVKDVITTLTTIDSEIAHLKVKDCTYRFYRDTRFSPDKSPYKRHLGAFICAKGRKALRGGYYIHLEPNNCLVAVGSYWLPTNILTSCRNEIMANIDQWRKIVEDGKFIKTFGYPNDGQWEDDAVSKKGFGLAALKTIPKGFPRDYEFAQYLRMKDYCCWVKVPDNFFEGNEWKEKLIEIAKTGKPMMDMMNNVIDDYE; encoded by the coding sequence ATGAATACAAAAATAATATTGGCATTTTTAAAGAACATAGCTGCCAACAATAATAGAGAGTGGTTTCAAGAACATAAGTCTGAATATGAAGCCGTAAAAAAGGAGTTTGAGGCAGGCGTTAAAGATGTTATAACAACCTTGACGACAATTGACAGCGAGATAGCCCACCTGAAAGTAAAGGATTGTACCTATCGTTTCTATCGTGATACACGCTTCTCGCCCGATAAGAGTCCGTACAAACGACACTTGGGTGCCTTTATCTGCGCAAAGGGACGAAAGGCTTTGCGAGGTGGCTATTACATTCATTTAGAACCGAACAACTGCTTGGTTGCGGTGGGCTCGTATTGGTTGCCAACCAACATACTAACCTCGTGCCGCAACGAAATAATGGCGAATATCGACCAATGGCGCAAGATTGTCGAAGACGGAAAGTTTATAAAGACTTTCGGTTATCCCAACGACGGACAATGGGAGGACGATGCTGTATCTAAGAAAGGTTTTGGTTTGGCAGCTTTGAAAACAATTCCGAAAGGTTTTCCACGCGACTATGAGTTTGCTCAATATCTTCGTATGAAAGACTATTGCTGCTGGGTGAAAGTCCCCGACAATTTCTTTGAAGGCAACGAATGGAAGGAGAAGCTAATCGAAATAGCTAAAACAGGAAAGCCAATGATGGATATGATGAACAACGTAATAGATGATTACGAGTAA